The sequence atgatatttataatttaaggctgtgtttagatgttgagctgagtttagttgaattgagttgagttgaattttttataaatagtaataaattgagtaatggaaaaaattatatggGGCGcatctaaactgaatttaaaatgtgtttggatgttaagatgagtttattactttttatggaaaattgaaaaaggttatgagtctacgtataaagatgttttaagttgaaatggtTGTGGTTTCACGTGTAAGAATGTTTTGAGTTagaatgagtttagtaatttgagagttggatgcttggatgttagactcagtttaaaattagactgaattcagTTGATCTCATAAACtaacttttttatgaattaTAGTGAGTCGAGTAGTGAATAGAGTTATGTGGAGTCatttaaactgaatttaaaatgtgtttggatattaagatgagtttaatagtttttatgagaaattgaaaaaggttatgagtctcatgtataaagatgttttaagttgaaaaaggttgtaggtctcacgtgtaaaaaagttttaaatttagataaatttaataatttaaaaattgagtatttaaatattagactcaacttaaaatcaGTTAAGTTTAAAAATCAAACGCACGTACaaatttcacatcattttttcttttaaaattgtacgttttattaaaattgtatctagcatttcTTTGCTCGTAAACATACGCTGTACTGGGAGAGTTTTTCGAGCATGAATGGCAAATGGACGTTCAATTTTCTGACTGTAAATAATTCTATAATTGGGATTTCCAGATATAGACATACGAAATGGCGAAGCTACGGACAAGCGGGTATTTTCGTGCTACTGTTTATGTAAGAGAAAATGATTGgattatttctttcttattacttatttattatttattttatatttaattttttttaattttttaattttaattaataattaagaaagtaaatattaataaaattatatatttttttaattttttggctaagaatatcaaaaaaatatttaaaagaaaatgagaaaaaattaaaaaatttgaaatagattatgaataataaatggACAGTAACAGAGTATCCGTATGTAAACGGATTATGAACAGCACCTTGGAATTTGCAGTCCCAATTCACCGTAAACCCCACACCCGTCACCTTCGTTCGTACTACCTTATTTGTTAAGCGGgccagagagagagggatttcATAGATGGAAGTCGCTTCCGACCCACCACGCACTATACTCCATCATTTTGGTCTGTTCGCTTTTTCTTTATCCGAACTATGCGTTTGTCTTTTTCAGTTTCTGAATTGCTCGCTCTTCATATAAATTTTCAGGTTTTAAGGAATCGAGATCTTTCGCGGCATCGTCATTTTTTCCAGTAATTACTTATCTATTCactgtgtattttattttccccGTGTTTGTTTCTTGAGAAAACGAAGTTGGGGTAGACTTACCTGGTTTGACTGTTTCTTAGCAACCAAGCAAAATACTGCATGTTTTTTAATAGGAGAACACTTTCGATTCTTATAGGTTTTGGTTGAGAACGTGGTTCTAGAATAATTATcaggaaaatgatttttcccCATAAAATATCGTTTTAGGATCATCTCAAATAATGTGGAtgtcttttttaatttcctttcagGTCCAAGGATAGTGATAGTTGTTATAGATTGTGTTATCTTTAGGGTTTGATTAGTATAAGCCGTTGGCACCGGTTTTACAGAGcaaatatttgttattaataataatttcttccATTAAGGACCCAGTTCTGGTAAAATGAGATCAATATCCTAGTCCTATCACTTAGCTGACCTAAATCGTTATTCCTGCATTGTGCGATTTCAATTTGAATGATCTTCCTACACAGCATATGTTATCCTGAATATCATGTTCCTAAATGTTTATTTTGTGTTTAGCGATATTGagaaaagcaatttttttttttatactggttctatttacataaatttGGTTCCATGATTCAGTCACGCAGTTATAAAGGACTTTACACCGTATGCCCTCCACATAAACATGCAATTTCGATAAATTCTACTAACTGTAAGTAAATCTATCTCTAGCATTTAATCATACCATAGAATGTAGATAGTCTTCATGCCCAAATAAATGAGCAATGACATGCTGCATTTCCAGTTGGTATTCgtttaacaatattttgttttagCATTTCTCCGTTTCTGGCGTAAAAGGAcctatcttcttattttttttatttgcttgatcACAGACAGTATCATTTATTTCATGGGGATGAGTTTTTAGACTTCCTAATCGTTCCCTTGCAAGCTACACTTTATCATCACAGCAGAGTAAAATGTACATTTTGATGCTTATCTTCTTGTGTTGATTCCCTGCTTGCTGCAATTTATGGGTGGTGGAGAGAAGCTGTTATGTTCTGACCTTTGTAAAACATTCTTGAAAAACAGAGTCCCCTTTGTTTTTTGGCTTAAGTATGAACCGCACAAAGTCTTTTCTGAGACTATAGATATAATCTTCATTGTTTTGTGGAACATGTATTGTGATATTCAGTATTTCCTTCTATGAAGTCTAATGTCATTTAGGgaaacataatttttcaaatcttttttattgtGAGCCTTCTCTTTTGCAGCTGCTCAAAGTAGCTATTTATCTGTTCCAAGGAAGTATGCCAGTTTGTCGCGGCACTATTTTAAGCCAAAGGAGGATTTAAATAGACCGTATTATGATAATAGATTGCATAACGGAAATAGATATGTAGTTGTGAGATCTGAACTTGCTGGAACTGGGAACTATGATGCCGGGTACCCATTATCAGGTTTCTccttaaatcattttctgatATTAACCATGTTTATATTTAAGCTTATGAGCCTAATCTTTTCCCTTTTAACATCTTCAAAGTGCAGAACATAAGTTGGGCTCAAAAATTAGAGGAATATGCTTTTATGCTGTCACTGCTTTCAATGCCATCTTTCTGTTTGTGCTGATGCTGGTGGCACATCCATTTGTTCTCTTGTTTGATCGATACCGAAgaagatttcatcatttcattgcCAAAACTTGGGCAACTTTCACTGTCAATCCATTTCTTAAAATCGAGTATGAGGGATTGGAGAATCTGCCTCCTGATATTCCTGCTGTATATATATCCAACCACCAGAGCTTTCTAGACATCTATACGCTTTTCACTCTGGGCAGAAGCTTCAAGTTCATCAGCAAGACTTCAATATTCCTCTATCCCATTATTGGTTGGGCCATGTTTCTGATGGGTACCATTCCTTTGAAGCGCATGGACAGCAGAAGCCAGTTGGTAATTCCTTTTCTCTTATAAATTGTTTCTTATTGCAGTTGTCATTTAGTATTtctaggttagatgaaaatacAACACAACTATGCAATGGTAAAATCTTATTTCTATCTTTCCTGGTGAATTGTTATCGTCTTACTCCCAAACTATGATTATGGAACTCTGTTGGCTTTTTCTCTTGTAGAACTGTCTTAAGCGATGCATGTATCTTATAGAGAAGGGGGCctctgtcttcttcttcccagAAGGAACACGGAGTAAAGATGGAAAATTAGGTGCTTTCAAGGTGAGTTCATATCAGTGTTCTTTATCATCTGTGTGGACTGATTTGACCTTTTCCTTTAGGGAAACCAGAAATTGAAATTCACATGCTTTGTTTGGCTGCTGAGGATCATGTCAAAAAGGAAATACACATAGTACTTTCCTTTTCTCTACGAGCAAATGGATCATTAAGTTATAGTCCTATCATATTTCCAACTCACATGCTTTTTGATGTGCTTTAGTACTTTTTATTGCTACATGCAGAGTGGTTACATCTGTGGCTAGTGTGAGTACCACACAAGGATCTATTCAATTTCAGAACATGTTTAGTTATTATTTCCAATTTGACCCCCATCTGTTCATTCTCTCTCAATTTACATTaccttctaatttttatgaaaaggaTGCCCCAATTTGGAAGGACTGTTGGAACTCTCATATTTCCTCTGAAATTTCCTGTTTTATCTTTCTGGTGTATGTAGAAAGGTGCATTCAGTGTTTCAGTAAAAACCAAAGTGCCAGTGGTACCTATTACCCTCAAGGGAACTGGGAAAATCATGCCTGCAGGAATGGAGGGTATCTTGAATTTTGGTTCCGTGAAAGTTGTTATCCATAAGCCTATGAAGGGAAGTGATCTAGACGTACTATGTAATGAGGCTAGAAACATAATTGAAGATGAGCTCAATCGCCAATGACAAGATATCTGATGCAGGAAATTCTCTTTTTTGCAACGGCTTAATACCGAATCCTCAATGTggaatcaagaaaaagaaatcggAAGGTATAAATCAATTAAGCGTTTTTGTCTTGTTTAATTATAACCAATAACCATGTCACGTGAAAAGTAAGGTGATCTTTATTTCCAATCAATATGACTCGTTTGTAATCTTGTACGTAGGCTTATGGCTATGTTGCAGATATCACAAATGATGGAAGTATTGTATGCAAtctcttttgctttcttttatcttttttcttttttcttttttcttttttaaaaaaaagggaaatagaATATGATATGATCACGGAGGAGTCTACCTGAATTCAGTATTTCTATTTTTGGAACCTGAAACAACGTTGAACTTTCAAGGTTGGTTGAATCATGAATGTTGCCCAATAAAGGATGGTTTGACTGGACTGATTGCACTTTATATAGAAAGTATCAAATGAAACTATATCAATACTCATTTTATTGAATGTTGCCCATcttgttttgtgaaatttacttCTATATCAATActcattttttcccttttcaatcAAGATGCTAGCGTCTCTGCTTTGAGATAAACATACGGGTGCTTGTATCTCTCTTTTTATGTAGGCTGTGCATTGCTGAAGCAGGTCATCGGCTCAAGTTCGAATTTCTTGTGGCTCTAATAGCTCTTAGCTTCGCCTGTCAATGAAGGCATTTAGAGCTCTCTGATACATTTATTGATTTCATAAGAGGGGGGCTTTCTGCAGAAAAGGTTGAGGCATTTTGAGGTGGTTTTCAGAGATACTGCATACATTTACTTGGCTTATAAACGGTGATCTCTCTGACTCTCTGCACTGTGAATGGTGACAGACCAGCAATTGGCTCAATTGTTTATgtaattctgtttttaaacacTGCATCCAAAATATACGCAGTATTTACTGGCCATCTACGCTACGTTTGATAGTCCATTTCGTGGCCTATTGCAGATAAAAATAACGATATTGAAATCTAGGAAATTATACATACAATACATggtaaagttgaataaataggTATGTTCCTAATCAACATGAAACCAAATTCAACGCAACTCTTTGATAAATTCAACCAACTTAGCTTCCTGGAATGTTCAAATAACAAGTTGTGAGTGGTATGAATTTACCCATGAAATGTTGagcaagaaattaataaaagaaaaaaagttttgcTATTCACAAGCCGATATTTTAACACACTGCTTATAACAGTTCTATTagaacttaaaaatataaaaataaaacatcaattattttttaacttatccGATGTGGAAAGTTTTCACATCAGTGATTGAATTTGGGTGTACAAAAATaagacttataaataattttttttttttaaaaagaaatatgcatTTGGTAATTCGGTGATCAAGactatatcatatatgaaaaattgaagggtttttttttttttttcgagagAGATAAGAATATAAAATGGAAGGCTATAgcattttattagatatttaaagctatttaaaaaaaaatcctattattATTCAAGGCTACAAGTcgtgacaaaaaataataataagaagaaatctataattttaaagaattacttacattttccaaaaaaacaaaagaaaagaaaatccgCCGGCTAAATAAAGTTGAAGGAGTTACATATCCGATGCAGCTGTTGATAAAATCAACAGCTATTCTTCCTTGTTCTTTGAAGGATATTACCAAATTATTGCCAAATTATTTCCTTGTTCGATTCAAACTTCCTTGGTCATCCTTGATCGAGTTTGAccaatactttttctttttctgtctttcccataaaatatatcaacaactatttcttttttttttaattttacgaaataatattttta comes from Juglans microcarpa x Juglans regia isolate MS1-56 chromosome 8S, Jm3101_v1.0, whole genome shotgun sequence and encodes:
- the LOC121244517 gene encoding 1-acyl-sn-glycerol-3-phosphate acyltransferase BAT2, chloroplastic-like isoform X1, giving the protein MEVASDPPRTILHHFGFKESRSFAASSFFPSRSYKGLYTVCPPHKHAISINSTNSAQSSYLSVPRKYASLSRHYFKPKEDLNRPYYDNRLHNGNRYVVVRSELAGTGNYDAGYPLSEHKLGSKIRGICFYAVTAFNAIFLFVLMLVAHPFVLLFDRYRRRFHHFIAKTWATFTVNPFLKIEYEGLENLPPDIPAVYISNHQSFLDIYTLFTLGRSFKFISKTSIFLYPIIGWAMFLMGTIPLKRMDSRSQLNCLKRCMYLIEKGASVFFFPEGTRSKDGKLGAFKKGAFSVSVKTKVPVVPITLKGTGKIMPAGMEGILNFGSVKVVIHKPMKGSDLDVLCNEARNIIEDELNRQ
- the LOC121244517 gene encoding 1-acyl-sn-glycerol-3-phosphate acyltransferase LPAT1, chloroplastic-like isoform X2: MEVASDPPRTILHHFGFKESRSFAASSFFPSRSYKGLYTVCPPHKHAISINSTNSAQSSYLSVPRKYASLSRHYFKPKEDLNRPYYDNRLHNGNRYVVVRSELAGTGNYDAGYPLSEHKLGSKIRGICFYAVTAFNAIFLFVLMLVAHPFVLLFDRYRRRFHHFIAKTWATFTVNPFLKIEYEGLENLPPDIPAVYISNHQSFLDIYTLFTLGRSFKFISKTSIFLYPIIGWAMFLMGTIPLKRMDSRSQLNCLKRCMYLIEKGASVFFFPEGTRSKDGKLGAFKLRIMSKRKYT